The following coding sequences lie in one Arachis hypogaea cultivar Tifrunner chromosome 9, arahy.Tifrunner.gnm2.J5K5, whole genome shotgun sequence genomic window:
- the LOC112710286 gene encoding E3 ubiquitin-protein ligase At3g02290-like: MGSVCCCLSVNDFEDDMNPNSPVYRNGGCISSVLQNFLNAYASIFRRGEMQEIPSSIQGAASMTSTASLDNSLYDMYRSPPRPMPYDADPRHFRSQHDRLVSRRERGSSHVNDEAEPLRSDVDEDDQQSLTSSNEWHEHASEDGSKENHSKSLLRLSSAEPTTGVGLVYSSSEEEDCCPTCLEEYTEENPKIVTKCSHHFHLGCIYEWMERSDTCPVCGKVMVFDETM, translated from the coding sequence ATGGGTTCTGTTTGTTGTTGTTTGAGTGTTAATGATTTTGAAGATGATATGAATCCAAATAGTCCTGTATATAGGAACGGTGGGTGCATCAGTTCCGTCTTACAGAACTTTTTGAATGCGTATGCATCAATATTCCGTAGAGGGGAAATGCAGGAAATTCCTTCATCTATACAGGGGGCAGCATCTATGACTTCCACAGCATCACTTGATAATTCTCTATATGACATGTACCGCTCTCCTCCAAGGCCAATGCCTTATGATGCAGACCCAAGGCATTTCCGCTCTCAGCATGATAGACTAGTTTCACGACGTGAGAGGGGTTCAAGTCATGTGAATGATGAGGCAGAACCTCTAAGAAGTGATGTAGATGAGGATGACCAACAATCTTTAACTTCAAGCAACGAGTGGCATGAACATGCCAGTGAAGATGGATCCAAAGAAAACCATTCTAAGTCTTTATTAAGGCTTTCATCAGCAGAACCTACCACTGGAGTTGGACTTGTCTATTCGTCCTCAGAAGAGGAGGATTGCTGTCCAACTTGTCTTGAAGAATATACTGAAGAGAATCCGAAGATAGTGACAAAATGctctcatcattttcatcttggTTGCATTTATGAGTGGATGGAGAGAAGTGACACCTGTCCAGTTTGTGGGAAGGTGATGGTATTTGATGAAACGATGTAA